From a region of the Babylonia areolata isolate BAREFJ2019XMU chromosome 25, ASM4173473v1, whole genome shotgun sequence genome:
- the LOC143299680 gene encoding dihydrolipoyl dehydrogenase, mitochondrial-like — protein MLATSFIRFSLVLKGNAFSSGRQGLAALYVASRNYASGDNDLVVIGSGPGGYVASIKAAQLGMKTVCVEKNDTLGGTCLNVGCIPSKAMLNNSHLYHMAKDKDLESRGIEFDGLRLNLDKMMEVKRNAVKALTGGIAHLFKKNSVTHVQGYGRVTGPNEVTVTKSDGSEEKIPTKNIMLATGSEVTPFPGIEINEKNIVSSTGALSLEKVPEKMVVIGAGVIGVELGSVWQRLGSKVTCVEFLGHVGGMGIDMEVAKNFQRSLTKQGMKFKLNTKVVSATQEGAGIKVVTESAKDGKKEELECDVLLVCIGRRPYTEGLGLEKLGLQLDNRGRVQVNSRFQTSVPSIYAIGDVIQGPMLAHKAEDEGIICVEGMAGGAVHIDYNCVPSVVYTHPEVAWVGKTEEQLKEEGVEYKVGTFPLLANSRAKCNNDTDGMVKVLGDKKTDRLLGAHIIASVAGELINEAALALEYGASCEDISRVCHAHPTVAEAFREANIAASFGKPINF, from the exons GAGACAATGACCTTGTGGTGATCGGATCAGGGCCTGGGGGCTATGTGGCCTCCATCAAGGCAGCACAGCTGGGGATGaag ACGGTATGTGTGGAGAAGAACGACACTCTCGGGGGGACATGTCTGAACGTGGGTTGCATCCCTTCCAAAGCCATGCTCAACAACTCCCATCTCTACCACATGGCCAAAGACAAAGACCTCGAGTCCAGAGGCATTGAAT ttgaTGGTCTGAGGCTGAACTTGGACAAGATGATGGAAGTGAAGCGAAATGCTGTCAAAGCTCTCACAGGAGGCATTGCTCACCTCTTTAAGAAAAACTCT GTGACACACGTACAGGGCTATGGTCGGGTCACAGGCCCCAACGAAGTGACAGTGACCAAGAGCGATGGCAGTGAGGAGAAAATCCCCACCAAGAACATCATGCTGGCCACCGGCTCTGAAGTCACACCATTCCCTGGCATTGAG ATCAATGAGAAGAATATAGTGTCTTCAACGGGAGCCCTGTCGCTGGAGAAAGTGCCAGAGAAGATGGTTGTGATTGGGGCAGGCGTCATTGGAGTGGAATTG ggcTCGGTGTGGCAGCGCCTGGGATCCAAAGTGACGTGCGTGGAGTTCCTTGGCCACGTCGGGGGGATGGGCATCGACATGGAGGTGGCCAAGAACTTCCAGCGCAGCCTGACCAAGCAGGGAATGAAGTTCAAGCTGAACACCAAGGTGGTGTCGGCCACGCAGGAGGGCGCCGGCATCAAGGTGGTCACCGAGAGCGCCAAGGACggcaagaaggaggag cttgAGTGTGACGTGCTGTTGGTGTGTATCGGGCGCCGTCCCTACACAGAGGGGCTGGGTCTGGAAAAGCTAGGTCTGCAGCTGGACAACAGGGGGCGTGTCCAGGTCAACTCTCGCTTCCAGACCTCTGTGCCTAG taTTTACGCCATTGGTGATGTCATTCAGGGTCCAATGCTTGCCCACAAAGCTGAGGATGAAG ggatcaTTTGTGTGGAGGGCATGGCTGGAGGGGCAGTGCACATTGATTACAACTGTGTACCCTCTGTAGTCTACACGCACCCGGAAGTGGCCTGGGTGGGCAAAACTGAAGAGCAGCTCAAAGAAGAG ggtgtggagTACAAGGTGGGGACGTTTCCCTTGTTGGCCAACAGCCGTGCCAAGTGCAACAACGACACAGATGGGATGGTCAAGGTCCTGGGCGACAAGAAGACTGATCGTCTGCTGGGAGCCCACATCATCGCATCT GTGGCTGGAGAGCTGATCAACGAAGCGGCCTTGGCACTGGAGTATGGAGCTTCATGTGAGGACATCTCTCGCGTTTGTCACGCCCACCCG ACGGTTGCTGAAGCCTTCAGGGAAGCAAACATCGCCGCATCGTTTGGCAAACCCATCAACTTTTGA